One Leptospira wolbachii serovar Codice str. CDC genomic region harbors:
- a CDS encoding beta-propeller fold lactonase family protein: MKTNRSHRLYLPTITKYQKVFYLFICLFSFNACLLNPIVHNLLFPEKNPSSKSLFGLLALLADSNSTVELNHSWAGIHKGDSLQLKAQYYLYGSKTDSTFQWSSSDNSVATVDANGLVQSIGNGKVWITATAADGRTNASSDITVYSGYVYTSMDLNDFVGFLSMNQTTGVLSSVGVYATGDGPTGIGVDPTGKFLFTANLYGGTFSQFLINQSTGALTANSIPTSSAGAAPRNLVITPDGRFLYLASEGNMEIRAFAINSDGTLTFLSAYPTAVPHNVIQISRNGNFIFYISPSLTEIVSYRINYNDGSLTQVGISPSFPSGGSGFVATHPNGRYLYVATSPTVTVLSFDKNTGQMAFVDSVFHGLSINGTAIHPSGNFFYLVHINEGEISCYTVDSKSGKISFSSKQSGLVGNVRYMIIDPSGRFAYVANNSGDIYQFTISQTTGELTLLGTVNPGHPQWNLTFL, from the coding sequence ATGAAAACAAATCGTTCTCATCGATTGTATCTTCCAACAATCACAAAGTATCAGAAAGTTTTTTACTTATTCATTTGTCTTTTTTCCTTCAACGCCTGCCTGCTCAATCCCATCGTTCACAATCTCCTTTTTCCCGAAAAAAATCCTTCCTCCAAATCGTTGTTTGGTCTTTTGGCCTTACTTGCTGACTCCAATTCTACGGTCGAACTCAATCATAGTTGGGCTGGCATTCATAAAGGGGACAGTTTGCAACTCAAAGCACAGTACTATTTGTACGGTTCCAAAACAGATTCTACTTTTCAGTGGTCCAGTAGCGACAATTCTGTGGCTACAGTCGATGCCAATGGACTCGTCCAAAGTATTGGCAATGGAAAGGTTTGGATCACTGCCACAGCAGCCGATGGACGGACCAATGCTAGCTCCGATATCACGGTGTATTCGGGTTATGTTTATACCTCTATGGATTTAAATGATTTTGTTGGCTTTCTGTCTATGAACCAGACAACCGGAGTCCTATCCTCAGTTGGAGTATATGCAACTGGTGATGGACCCACAGGGATCGGAGTCGATCCAACAGGAAAGTTTTTATTTACTGCAAACTTATACGGTGGAACTTTCTCCCAATTTTTAATCAACCAGAGTACGGGTGCTCTCACTGCAAATTCTATCCCTACTTCTTCGGCGGGTGCAGCACCGAGAAATCTTGTCATCACTCCCGACGGTAGATTTTTATACCTTGCATCGGAAGGTAATATGGAGATTCGGGCTTTTGCGATCAATTCCGATGGCACTCTTACTTTTCTTTCAGCCTACCCAACTGCTGTTCCTCACAATGTGATTCAAATTTCACGCAATGGGAATTTTATCTTTTATATTAGTCCTAGCTTAACAGAAATTGTTTCCTATCGAATCAACTATAATGATGGAAGTTTAACACAAGTAGGAATTAGTCCAAGTTTTCCCAGTGGAGGCTCAGGTTTTGTTGCAACTCATCCCAATGGCAGATATTTATATGTTGCTACTAGTCCTACTGTAACGGTTTTAAGTTTTGATAAAAATACGGGACAAATGGCTTTTGTGGATTCTGTTTTTCACGGCCTGAGCATCAATGGTACAGCAATCCATCCTAGCGGAAATTTTTTCTATTTAGTCCATATCAATGAAGGTGAAATATCTTGTTATACGGTGGATTCAAAATCGGGAAAAATTTCTTTCTCCTCAAAACAGTCTGGACTAGTTGGAAACGTGCGTTATATGATAATCGATCCAAGCGGACGTTTCGCCTATGTGGCAAATAATAGCGGGGATATATATCAATTCACTATCAGCCAAACCACTGGTGAACTCACTTTATTGGGGACAGTGAATCCAGGTCATCCTCAATGGAACCTGACGTTTCTATAA
- a CDS encoding calcium:proton antiporter, producing MTKTKTLTSNDWLSITSFLVLVFAMIAPIGEGLLIAFAVVFLAVGISSAVHNAEVIAERVGPALGTLILAISVTVIEVALIVSLMSNDTADSPQIARDTVFAALMIVTNGIIGICILLGGLKHKELGFQLVGTTALLGVLAVLSTLTLILPLYTTSTNKGTYSAGQLIFVSFASLVLYGSLVWSQTKSHKNFFSASEGEVLPTDTTATKPSKKRAITSFISLLFSLVAVVGLSKILSPTIESTIAALGAPKAVVGIVIAILVLAPETLAAMNAAKINELQTSLNLALGSGAASIALTIPAVSLYSLLFDKPLTLGLDTKGIVFLMVTFLAGSFTFGSGRTTSLHGLIHLVIMASFLAISLMP from the coding sequence ATGACAAAAACAAAAACTCTCACATCCAATGACTGGCTTTCGATCACTTCCTTTTTGGTATTGGTCTTTGCCATGATCGCACCCATTGGCGAAGGACTGCTGATTGCATTCGCTGTTGTATTTTTAGCAGTGGGAATTTCCAGTGCGGTTCACAATGCAGAAGTCATTGCCGAACGAGTGGGACCTGCACTCGGAACATTGATTTTGGCAATTTCAGTCACGGTGATTGAAGTGGCACTTATCGTAAGTCTTATGAGTAACGACACTGCAGACTCACCACAAATTGCAAGAGACACTGTGTTTGCGGCTCTAATGATTGTGACCAATGGTATCATTGGAATCTGTATTTTGTTAGGTGGATTGAAACATAAAGAATTAGGATTTCAATTGGTGGGAACAACCGCTTTACTAGGAGTTCTTGCTGTGTTATCCACTCTCACATTAATTTTGCCATTATACACAACTTCCACAAACAAAGGAACTTATAGTGCGGGGCAATTGATTTTTGTTTCCTTTGCCTCTCTTGTTTTATACGGATCTCTTGTTTGGTCACAAACCAAGTCTCATAAAAACTTTTTTTCTGCTTCCGAAGGTGAGGTTCTGCCAACCGACACAACCGCAACTAAACCTTCCAAAAAAAGAGCCATTACTAGTTTTATCTCGCTTTTATTTTCACTCGTCGCCGTTGTTGGATTGTCAAAAATTTTAAGTCCGACAATCGAAAGCACCATAGCCGCATTAGGTGCACCAAAAGCAGTAGTGGGGATAGTCATTGCGATTCTTGTCCTTGCGCCAGAAACATTGGCTGCGATGAATGCAGCAAAAATCAATGAATTACAAACCAGCTTAAATTTAGCTTTGGGATCGGGAGCAGCCAGTATTGCGCTGACCATTCCCGCAGTGAGTCTCTATTCGTTGTTATTTGACAAGCCACTCACCCTTGGTTTGGATACCAAGGGAATTGTGTTTTTAATGGTAACATTTCTTGCAGGAAGTTTTACTTTTGGATCAGGAAGGACCACATCCCTTCATGGACTCATCCACTTAGTGATTATGGCTTCTTTTTTGGCGATCTCTCTTATGCCATAA